A stretch of Lathyrus oleraceus cultivar Zhongwan6 chromosome 6, CAAS_Psat_ZW6_1.0, whole genome shotgun sequence DNA encodes these proteins:
- the LOC127092843 gene encoding uncharacterized protein LOC127092843 has product MGCILSSPNDSGGNRRKPGSIGDVSVYVPGLRIPKPVDFAQSLGDYLSKSTVERLSALRTRIVVMAGQEGPTVTRTKRKSATQHGGSTLADLLQALEDYLPVLLGLVDDGSNLQYKVQFIWVNQEDEAEETAMSNAWYEVLSVLHLMATLLLSQANLLLLPRTSNDGSQPKVSEENRRASVDIFLKSAGYLDCAVRHVLPQLPAEIRRNLPVDLAEGVLRALCLQTLGQGVDIQLGMAIDSTKATLAVKRRLACEMVKYWQQAQDNITNLPLANGWGEKHRLYVKWKYIESKAAAYYYHGLILDEGNTEKSHGMAVAALQAADEYFKESKKLCEAFNAAAPLSRNPPLWGTMKYLSEKIPKDTSSKVRINRDLYTYERIMETAPTLPDFALALKPDDYQLPQVSPSWRTENVKGGQTGSPNNNLKG; this is encoded by the exons ATGGGCTGCATTCTGTCGTCGCCAAATGATTCCGGTGGAAATCGAAGGAAGCCGGGGAGTATTGGAGATGTTTCTGTCTATGTTCCCGGTCTAAGAATTCCTAAACCTGTTGATTTTGCACAGTCACTTGGTGATTATTTGTCGAAGAGCACAGTGGAACGCTTATCTGCTCTTAGAACTCGTATAGTTGTAATGGCTGGTCAAGAAGGTCCTACAGTTACaagaacaaaaagaaaaagtGCAACACAACATG GAGGTTCAACGTTGGCTGATCTTCTACAGGCTCTGGAAGACTACTTACCGGTACTTTTGGGATTAGTCGATGATG GAAGCAATTTACAATACAAAGTACAATTTATATGGGTGAATCAAGAGGATGAAGCAGAG GAAACAGCCATGTCTAATGCTTGGTATGAAGTGTTGTCAGTTTTGCACTTGATGGCGACACTATTGTTATCACAGGCTAATTTATTACTTCTTCCAAGAACATCCAACGATGGTTCTCAGCCAAAAGTATCGGAAG AAAATAGACGAGCCTCTGTCGATATCTTCTTAAAGTCAGCTGGATATCTTGATTGTGCTGTCAGACATGTTCTTCCACAGTTGCCTGCTGAGATCAG GAGAAATTTACCAGTAGACCTTGCAGAAGGAGTTCTTCGAGCACTCTGTCTACAGACATTGGGACAG GGTGTAGATATCCAACTTGGAATGGCAATTGATAGCACCAAAGCCACTCTTGCGGTGAAGCGTAGACTTGCATGTGAGATGGTGAAATATTGGCAACAG GCTCAAGATAATATTACGAACCTTCCGCTAGCAAATGGTTGGGGTGAAAAACACCGTCTTTATGTCAAATGGAAGTATATTGAATCAAAG GCTGCGGCATATTATTATCATGGCTTGATTCTTGACGAGGGAAATACAGAAAAATCTCATGGAATGGCTGTAGCTGCTCTGCAAGCAGCAGATGAGTATTTCAAAGAAAGTAAGAAGCTCTGTGAGGCATTCAACGCAGCAGCTCCATTGTCAAG AAATCCACCACTTTGGGGGACCATGAAATACCTCTCTGAGAAAATTCCCAAGGATACTTCAAGCAAGGTTCGAATAAACCGCGACCTGTACACTTACGAGAG AATCATGGAAACGGCACCGACATTGCCCGATTTTGCATTGGCCTTGAAACCAGACGATTATCAGCTTCCACAAGTGAGTCCTTCATGGAGAACAGAAAATGTGAAAGGAGGACAAACTGGGTCCCCCAACAACAATCTGAAGGGATGA